A section of the Synergistaceae bacterium genome encodes:
- a CDS encoding Clp protease ClpP: MYKITNENGRAELLLYSLIEGGTTAGNILKQLRNVEGEITLRINSDGGEAFDAIALYNYLKPKGIDVVVDGICASAASIVAMAGEHITMMQGSMMMIHNPCSLVYGDSETHKGESDVLNKLRDQMADIYAERTGMTRDTIITLMDAETWMTAQEAVNTGFADAVESVITVTPLVGPLPVDEEIEFTDRYAEGVKAERERLRALDELMTPERSAVINAAKYETGQTAQDIALTLLKSDRGRTSSINSLPLEAKADPAVHVSEILKRLRG; encoded by the coding sequence ATGTACAAGATAACGAACGAGAACGGCAGGGCTGAGCTCCTGCTGTACAGCCTCATTGAGGGCGGAACGACAGCGGGCAACATCCTGAAGCAGCTCCGCAACGTCGAGGGGGAAATCACGCTCCGAATAAACTCCGACGGGGGCGAAGCCTTTGACGCGATAGCCCTCTACAACTACCTTAAGCCGAAGGGCATTGACGTAGTGGTTGATGGCATTTGCGCCAGCGCGGCAAGCATTGTGGCGATGGCCGGAGAGCACATCACGATGATGCAGGGTAGCATGATGATGATACACAACCCCTGCAGTCTGGTTTACGGGGACAGCGAGACCCACAAGGGAGAAAGCGACGTGCTCAACAAGCTCCGCGACCAGATGGCTGACATCTACGCCGAACGCACGGGGATGACGCGCGACACGATAATCACCCTTATGGACGCAGAAACATGGATGACCGCTCAGGAGGCCGTAAACACCGGCTTTGCCGACGCTGTGGAGAGCGTGATAACCGTAACCCCTCTTGTAGGGCCCCTGCCTGTTGACGAAGAGATAGAGTTCACGGACAGATACGCGGAAGGGGTAAAGGCGGAGCGTGAGAGGCTACGAGCTCTCGACGAACTCATGACCCCCGAAAGGTCTGCCGTCATCAACGCGGCCAAGTACGAGACGGGGCAGACAGCGCAGGACATCGCACTAACCCTGCTGAAGTCGGACAGGGGGCGGACATCAAGCATAAACAGCCTTCCATTGGAGGCGAAAGCAGACCCGGCCGTTCACGTAAGCGAGATACTTAAGAGACTGAGAGGCTAA
- a CDS encoding phage major tail tube protein has translation MPNIIPEKVLNFNVYADGGRLMGIADGNFPPLELMTAEIKGAGIAGTIDAPGLGQFGSLVITLNWRLTTQDYWELGAPGGHILDMYAAGQQIDAGTGDLIATRIHVFAKAFTKKMDPGKLDVVATQDASTEHEVYYMKADIDGLEVLEIDKMNYMYRVNGVDYLEDVRAALGMR, from the coding sequence ATGCCTAACATCATACCTGAGAAGGTACTAAACTTTAACGTATACGCAGACGGCGGCCGCTTAATGGGCATTGCCGACGGAAACTTCCCGCCCCTCGAGCTGATGACGGCCGAAATCAAGGGCGCGGGCATAGCAGGAACTATCGACGCTCCGGGACTGGGACAGTTCGGTTCGCTGGTCATCACGCTGAACTGGCGGCTGACAACGCAAGACTACTGGGAACTTGGAGCACCGGGCGGGCACATTCTGGACATGTACGCGGCCGGACAGCAGATTGATGCGGGGACGGGAGACCTCATCGCGACGAGAATTCACGTGTTCGCGAAAGCTTTCACGAAGAAGATGGACCCGGGCAAGCTGGACGTAGTAGCGACGCAGGACGCTTCGACAGAGCACGAAGTGTACTACATGAAGGCCGATATAGACGGGCTTGAAGTGCTGGAGATAGACAAGATGAACTACATGTACAGGGTGAACGGCGTAGACTATCTTGAAGATGTCCGCGCCGCTCTGGGAATGAGGTAG
- a CDS encoding phage tail sheath family protein — protein MSFRHGVYKQEVPTSIIAPAQGEAGLPVIIGTAPVHEADSECVNIPRLVYTYEEAVEIFGFSEDWDNYTLSEFIYSQFALFGQAPCVLINVFDPAKHKDSSGKPDPSKVTAADIIGGVNTTTNTTTGLELVNEVFPRFRLVPGIIACPKWSENPGVAAVMRAKADAVNGLFTCICVLDIPSDNSGVTNYTAAPQWKERNNYVAEHEVVCWPKVSLDGKVFHMSTQLVGLMNKVDGAHDDIPYKSPSNELLQMDACVAGGKEILLGLEQANYLNSQGIVTALNWIGGWRAWGNRTGCYPAKTDVKDCFIAVRRMFDYLGNQFILTFWQQTDQPMTARLVRTIVNTFNMYLNSLVAREMLLGARVEFREDENMYTDLMNGILKFHIFITPPVPAEVIEGIFEYDPEYLQVLYNALS, from the coding sequence ATGTCATTCAGGCATGGCGTGTACAAGCAGGAAGTACCGACGAGCATTATTGCCCCCGCACAGGGAGAGGCCGGACTTCCCGTCATAATAGGTACAGCCCCCGTACATGAAGCAGATAGCGAGTGCGTCAACATTCCGCGCCTGGTCTACACGTACGAAGAGGCTGTAGAGATATTTGGTTTTTCAGAGGACTGGGATAATTATACCCTAAGTGAGTTCATTTACTCACAGTTCGCGCTCTTCGGGCAAGCTCCGTGCGTGCTAATCAACGTCTTTGACCCGGCCAAGCACAAGGACAGTTCCGGCAAGCCCGACCCGTCAAAAGTTACGGCCGCAGACATCATCGGGGGCGTGAACACCACAACCAACACCACAACCGGCCTCGAGCTCGTCAATGAAGTGTTCCCGCGTTTCAGGCTTGTTCCCGGAATAATCGCGTGCCCCAAGTGGAGCGAAAATCCCGGTGTGGCCGCCGTGATGCGCGCTAAGGCCGACGCGGTCAACGGGCTGTTCACGTGCATATGCGTGCTGGATATCCCCAGCGATAACAGCGGCGTAACGAACTACACGGCCGCTCCGCAGTGGAAAGAGCGCAACAACTACGTTGCAGAGCATGAAGTAGTCTGCTGGCCTAAGGTTTCGCTGGACGGCAAGGTCTTTCACATGTCGACACAGCTTGTAGGCCTCATGAACAAGGTTGACGGCGCGCATGACGACATACCCTACAAGTCCCCGAGTAACGAGCTGTTGCAGATGGACGCGTGCGTTGCGGGCGGGAAAGAGATACTTTTAGGGCTCGAGCAGGCGAACTACCTGAACAGTCAGGGCATTGTTACTGCGTTGAACTGGATAGGCGGATGGCGGGCTTGGGGCAACAGAACAGGGTGCTACCCGGCCAAGACAGACGTAAAGGACTGCTTCATCGCGGTGCGTCGGATGTTCGACTATCTGGGCAACCAGTTCATCCTGACGTTCTGGCAGCAGACTGACCAGCCCATGACCGCACGCCTTGTGCGAACTATCGTGAACACCTTCAACATGTACCTGAACAGTCTTGTTGCGCGTGAGATGCTGTTAGGGGCTAGGGTGGAGTTTCGGGAAGACGAGAACATGTACACTGACTTGATGAACGGCATTCTGAAGTTCCACATCTTCATCACGCCGCCTGTTCCGGCTGAAGTGATTGAGGGTATCTTTGAGTATGATCCCGAGTACCTGCAGGTCTTGTACAACGCGTTGAGCTAA
- a CDS encoding phage portal protein, with amino-acid sequence MTHKITNSGYSEHGASRRKTSLIRWNAQSKSPHEDISQNIELLRERSRDLYAGGGPLGRGAIDRVVLNALGAGLKLNVRIDPEQLEMDTEQAAKWAAKTEGEFDFWASSKNADFNHELNFYELQVLALKSILLDGEVLVLLNWGETTRRDPYGMTVHLIEAERIETPAPHAQKLVDEGVQLDEQGRVIGYWVTNRNPNAELPGQPAKTYELVDAGVRVLHLFQRERIGQHRGVPFLAPVLEVLKQLSRYTDAELMAAVVSGMYAVFFEHEPREDGAYGSEEYASEEGFGETPGLEGLTTEMMYGSVMDLPEGVKATSLSPGRPNQNFNQFIESLAHQLGGHWAFRRSCCSCTSRRAIPQAGEHCSRHGSCSSIGGHGLRKSSVSRCMRHGWTSR; translated from the coding sequence ATGACACATAAAATCACGAACAGCGGCTACAGCGAGCACGGAGCATCGAGGCGCAAGACATCATTAATCCGCTGGAACGCACAGAGCAAGTCCCCCCATGAAGACATTTCACAGAATATCGAGCTTTTGCGTGAACGTTCACGAGACCTTTACGCAGGGGGCGGGCCTTTAGGCAGGGGCGCGATAGACAGAGTCGTCCTGAACGCCTTAGGAGCAGGTCTGAAGCTGAACGTACGGATTGACCCCGAACAGTTAGAGATGGACACGGAGCAGGCAGCCAAGTGGGCGGCCAAGACAGAGGGGGAGTTCGACTTCTGGGCAAGCTCAAAGAACGCGGACTTCAACCATGAGCTGAACTTCTACGAACTGCAGGTGTTAGCGTTAAAGAGCATACTGCTGGACGGGGAGGTCTTAGTCCTGCTCAACTGGGGAGAAACGACGCGGCGGGACCCTTACGGAATGACCGTTCACCTGATAGAGGCCGAACGCATAGAGACTCCCGCGCCTCACGCACAGAAGCTAGTTGATGAGGGGGTACAGCTTGACGAACAAGGGCGAGTGATCGGCTACTGGGTAACGAACCGCAACCCCAACGCGGAACTTCCGGGCCAACCGGCCAAGACGTACGAGCTAGTTGATGCAGGTGTAAGGGTACTTCATCTCTTTCAGCGTGAACGCATAGGCCAGCACAGGGGAGTGCCGTTCCTTGCGCCGGTGCTTGAAGTGCTGAAGCAGTTAAGCCGCTACACTGATGCTGAGTTGATGGCGGCTGTAGTCAGCGGAATGTACGCAGTGTTTTTTGAGCACGAGCCGCGCGAGGACGGGGCATACGGCTCTGAGGAGTACGCGTCAGAAGAAGGTTTCGGTGAAACGCCGGGCCTTGAAGGCCTCACAACAGAGATGATGTACGGCTCAGTCATGGACTTGCCGGAGGGGGTAAAAGCGACAAGTCTTTCGCCGGGCCGTCCCAACCAGAACTTCAACCAGTTCATAGAGAGCCTAGCGCACCAGTTAGGGGGGCACTGGGCATTCCGCAGGAGCTGCTGTTCCTGCACTTCACGGCGAGCTATTCCGCAAGCAGGGGAGCATTGCTCGAGGCATGGAAGCTGTTCAAGTATTGGCGGGCATGGTTTGCGCAAGAGTTCTGTCAGCCGGTGTATGAGGCATGGCTGGACATCGCGGTGA
- a CDS encoding phage tail assembly protein — MKIELTKPIRYKDTDIQTLDPDFESLTGRDLIDAEKALRAQGQTFSAWEFSRSYLAAIAARACGLPREVLEDMNVTDFTRITLEAAAFLGGQASAASTQTNSDD; from the coding sequence ATGAAGATTGAACTCACCAAGCCGATACGCTACAAGGACACAGACATACAGACACTCGACCCTGACTTCGAAAGCCTCACAGGACGCGACCTCATCGACGCAGAAAAAGCCCTCCGTGCGCAGGGTCAAACCTTCTCCGCGTGGGAGTTCTCACGGAGCTACTTAGCGGCCATCGCGGCACGTGCCTGCGGGCTTCCCCGTGAAGTCCTCGAGGACATGAACGTTACTGACTTCACACGCATCACACTTGAGGCGGCGGCTTTTTTGGGCGGACAGGCCTCTGCGGCCTCAACGCAAACAAATTCCGACGACTAA
- a CDS encoding major capsid protein codes for MNDYYDAKYLRAAITKITPARLFFRNRFFTESMTFPTKTVTFEYAKNTRALLPFSDDHMPSPPVKRNPYQALTFTAPLLSGSRTITADTLAQKLIGESPYNSGMSMDERAEELALRDLMELTDALYKQEEYMCARLKQDGKFTVNATGLNTTIDYGFTQIETVASANKWGATSDVLGYLTKKARELRKNGINPDMLIVGHDASEALCNNEGVLKLRHDQFVDIPAPASLEDGVTFVCRLRAPGLYLNVYEYDEYYEDEDGDLQPMIDPKTAILQSSREHNMMLHGAVLHIDTRTGGYVSEMREYVPYVVTHEDPPVRKLIVSSRTLPMPTDITSWITLKNVI; via the coding sequence ATGAACGATTACTATGACGCTAAATACCTGCGGGCAGCCATAACCAAGATAACGCCTGCACGCCTATTCTTCAGGAACAGGTTTTTCACCGAAAGCATGACATTTCCCACAAAGACAGTAACCTTTGAGTACGCAAAGAACACGCGAGCCCTTTTGCCGTTCAGTGATGACCACATGCCCAGCCCGCCGGTCAAGCGCAATCCCTATCAGGCCTTGACGTTCACCGCGCCGCTGTTGTCTGGGTCAAGGACGATAACGGCCGACACTCTAGCACAGAAGCTCATCGGGGAGAGCCCGTACAACTCGGGCATGTCTATGGATGAACGCGCTGAGGAACTTGCGCTGCGGGACTTGATGGAGCTCACGGACGCTCTCTACAAGCAGGAGGAGTACATGTGCGCGCGCCTTAAGCAGGACGGGAAATTCACGGTGAACGCAACGGGACTGAACACGACGATAGATTACGGTTTCACCCAAATAGAGACCGTAGCGAGTGCGAACAAGTGGGGAGCAACGTCTGACGTACTGGGTTACCTCACGAAGAAGGCGCGGGAGCTCCGCAAGAACGGGATAAATCCCGACATGCTGATAGTAGGGCACGACGCAAGCGAGGCACTCTGCAACAACGAGGGCGTGTTGAAGCTCCGTCATGACCAGTTCGTTGACATTCCCGCTCCTGCCAGCCTTGAAGACGGCGTTACGTTCGTCTGCAGGCTTAGAGCACCGGGCTTGTACCTGAACGTCTACGAGTACGATGAGTACTACGAGGACGAAGACGGGGACTTACAGCCGATGATTGACCCGAAAACGGCTATATTGCAGAGTTCACGGGAGCACAACATGATGTTGCACGGAGCAGTACTGCACATAGACACGCGGACAGGGGGGTACGTGAGCGAGATGAGGGAGTACGTGCCCTACGTCGTTACGCATGAAGACCCGCCCGTACGGAAGCTGATTGTGTCATCAAGGACACTGCCCATGCCGACGGACATAACTTCATGGATTACCCTGAAGAACGTAATCTAA